GGCGCCTAGGTCAATGCTTTCTTTAGACCGCGCCGAGCGACGGCAGGTAATGCAGGGCGTCGCCGGGTGTGGGGGGCAGGAGGCCATACAGGGCCGCGCGCTCGGTAATGTCCTGTGCCCAGCGGCGGTGCGTGGCGGGTTCACACATGCGGCCGTTCATCTGAAACACCGCTGGGGCGTCGGGCGCAAGAATCGCCTGCGCCTCCTCAAGCTCCTGGGCCGGTACCCGGTAGCCGCCCAGCACGGTGGGCAGCTGCACCGGATGAATGATGGTCTTGCCCGACAATCCGTATTCCAGGTCCTGCCGGACCTCGCGGGCCAGCGTGGCGAGGTCACTGAAGACCTCGTACACCGGCGAGGACAGCTGGAATCCGTAGGGGCGGAAGATGCCCAGCAGCATGCTGACGCTGCGTTCCAGTGGACCCTCGTAGAGGGTGCGGCCCGGTGTGCGGCGCACGCCCAGCACGTTCATCAGGTCGTTGCCCCCAATCCGCAGGCCCTCGACCTGCCCCTGCCAGGCTTCCTGAAAGATGAGGTCGCGCAGCACCATCATGCGGTGTTCGCTCAGGGCCTCGCGCGTCTCCAGGGTGAGCTGCGCGGCGTGGGTGGAGGGCAGTACGTCCATGTACGCGCGCAGGTTGCCGTCGTGAACTTTGGGCAGGATAAAGCCGTGGACGCGCGACAGGTCGTGCCGGACCAGTTCGGCCAGAATCTCGGGGGACCGCACCCGCAGGTACAGGCGGCAGGTAAAGGGCTCTGCATGCTCCAGCTGCCGCAGGATGTTCTGGACAGCGGCGCCGACCTCGGTGTCGCGGATGGCGTCTTCGGTGCACCAGACGTGGTTGGTCAGGCCGGGATATTTGCCCGCGCTGATGGCCGCCAGCGCTGGATGTGTGGCGGGGGTATACAGGGTAATGCCAAGGTGGGCCATGGGCAGTCCTTATCGAATGAGGGCACAGGCCTGATAGGGCAGGTCGGCGTGGACGTGGACGGGCACAGCGCAGGCGTGGGCATGGGTTTCCAGGTGCTGGGTGTCCGGGTGACCCGTCTGACGGAGCAGCAGCCCTGCCGGCGCGCGGCGCAGCAGCACGCGGGAAGCCTCACCAACGCTGGGCTTGATGCGGTGCGGCTCTGTCACACCATACTGGGCCGCCACGCCCTGTGTGGCCGCAAAAGGGTTCACCGGACGCAGGCCGGGCTCTGTGAGCACCGGCACAGCCTGACTGACGGCGTCCAGATAGGCGCAGGTGCGGTCATGGGGCTGTAGCCCCGCTTCGACCCGCACCGCGTGACGCCCGGCACCTTCCAGAAAGGTGCGGGACAGCAGGCCGCAGACTGTGGCATTCAGCAGGGCGTGCGGCAGCAAAACGTCCTGAAAGGTCCCCGCGTAGGTGCTGACCCCGGCCGGGTCGCTCAGCACGGCCAGCCGGGCGCCGGGGACGCTGCGGTCCAGCGCTCCTCGGATGCTGCCCTTGCCGGTCCAGCCGTCCACGAAGATGACTTCACGGTCCGGGTGGGCCGCCAGGATTTCGCGGTAGGCCACGAGGTCCAGCCCCTCGTCGCGCATGATGCTGAGGCTGTGGTGCGGCCAGTCGAGCCCCTGCCGGGCGGCTGCGCGGCGCAGGAGTGCCCCGGCGGGGGTGCCGCCGCGCGCCAGCGAGACGAGCAGCGGCTGGCTGTGGTGCGCGGCAATCTGCGCGGTGACGCGGGCCACCAGCCCGGCCGTGCGGGGCGCCAGGAGGGGCAAGAGCTGGTCGAACGCTGCCCCCCAGACGGGCGCCGCCTCCGGGGTCAGGAGCCTGGCGTACGATGTCCCTTCACGCAGCAGCCGCTCTTTTTCAGTCACACTGACGAGCTGAGGCAGGCCTTCGTTCAGGTGGAAGACCACGTCCTCCGGCGGAAAGGTATGGTTCACAGGTGGGCTCCGTCCGGGTCAAAGGCGCGGTCCAGCTGCGTGCCGGTGGGGGTCAGCCAGAACTGGCACGTCCGCATGAACGGCAGATCAGAGAGGCTGTCACCCAGCCCCAGGGTCAGCAGGTGCGCCGGGTAGCGCGCGCGCACGAAGGCCACCGCCGCTGCCTTGGTCACCCCCGCGTGTAACAGGCTGATGTGGGACGGGTTGGCGATCACGGTCAGGCCGGGCAGGCCCAGCGCCCGAACCGCGTGATATGCCGCCCGCAGGTCACCCCGCTGGGGGTGCTTGAGGACGTGCATATAGGCCGCCCTGTCTACCTCGTGGGTGCTGAGCGTGCACTCGTGCTGCGCGGCCAGCGCGCCCAGCGCGGCCTGCACCCGGAGAACTGCCCCGTCGGCCAGCAGCGTCTGGATGCGTGCCGCCCACTCGGCACTGACCTGGCCGTCCGGCTCTAGAACAGTGGCCCCGTGGTCGCAAATCACCTCTGCGGCAAACAGCAGTTGCACCCTGGCCACGGCGGCGGGCGTGCGGCCCGTGACCGGAATCAGGCAGCCTCCAGCCGCTTGCAAAACGTCTATGAGCTGCCGCTGCGGGCCGGTCGTGTAGCTCTGGCGGGCCGCCACGGTATGGTGCGCGGCCAGCGCCAGATCGGCGTCCGGGGGACACTTGGCCTGCGTCTGAAACAGGGTGTCGTCCAGATCACTGAAGGCGAGAAAGGCTGGCGTCACAGCATCACACTCCGGGCGTGTGGGCCGAGGAGTCCCAGCATCTCAGGCACCTCGCAGCCGGGCTCATGCACCACGAGAATGTCGCTGTACTCGGCCGGGTCAACGTTGTAGAGATAATTGGGCATGCCGTCGCCATAGTTGTCGGTGAATGTCAGCTTGTGCCGCATCGCCAGGCCCGGCAGCACCGGCGAGCGGGTGGTGGCGCTGAACACCACACTGGCCACCTGAGGGAACAGGTGCTGCGCCAGGGCAAACGCCGGGTACTGGTGCTCGCCGGTGCCCAGCACCAGCAGCCGGGCCTGCGGGGTGAGGCCCAGGGCCTCTAGCCTGGGCAGGGTCAGAGGCCGGCTGGCCGTGCGCCTGGACTGCCCCAGATGGGGCCTCACCTGCGAACTGGTGACCTGCACAGGCGGCGTCACAGGCGGCTGCCAGGCCGGGTTCGGGGTGAACTGGTACTGCCCCTGCGTGAGGCTGACGAGCTGAAGCTGCGGGGTCAGGCGCGCCTGCAGGGCCTGGGGGTCTGCCCAGCTGGTCAGGCAGACCAGAATGACCCGCTCGGTCTGCGGGAAGCGCGCACACCACGCCTGAGCGAGGTTGGTCAGCGTGGTGCCGGTGGTGATTTCATCGTCAACTAGGACCAGGTCGCGGGCTGCGCCGGCCTCGCCTTCCGGCTGGTGCAGGATGTGGGCGGGGGCATGCGAATGCGGCTCGTCAAAGCACAGCAGCACCGGCTCGCCTGTCAGGTAGCGGGTGGTGTGCTGAT
Above is a window of Deinococcus betulae DNA encoding:
- a CDS encoding HpcH/HpaI aldolase/citrate lyase family protein, with protein sequence MAHLGITLYTPATHPALAAISAGKYPGLTNHVWCTEDAIRDTEVGAAVQNILRQLEHAEPFTCRLYLRVRSPEILAELVRHDLSRVHGFILPKVHDGNLRAYMDVLPSTHAAQLTLETREALSEHRMMVLRDLIFQEAWQGQVEGLRIGGNDLMNVLGVRRTPGRTLYEGPLERSVSMLLGIFRPYGFQLSSPVYEVFSDLATLAREVRQDLEYGLSGKTIIHPVQLPTVLGGYRVPAQELEEAQAILAPDAPAVFQMNGRMCEPATHRRWAQDITERAALYGLLPPTPGDALHYLPSLGAV
- a CDS encoding cysteine protease StiP domain-containing protein; its protein translation is MNHTFPPEDVVFHLNEGLPQLVSVTEKERLLREGTSYARLLTPEAAPVWGAAFDQLLPLLAPRTAGLVARVTAQIAAHHSQPLLVSLARGGTPAGALLRRAAARQGLDWPHHSLSIMRDEGLDLVAYREILAAHPDREVIFVDGWTGKGSIRGALDRSVPGARLAVLSDPAGVSTYAGTFQDVLLPHALLNATVCGLLSRTFLEGAGRHAVRVEAGLQPHDRTCAYLDAVSQAVPVLTEPGLRPVNPFAATQGVAAQYGVTEPHRIKPSVGEASRVLLRRAPAGLLLRQTGHPDTQHLETHAHACAVPVHVHADLPYQACALIR
- a CDS encoding phosphoribosyltransferase domain-containing protein, encoding MSQSSDHHITLPSGTLHLTLDHEQRPLSDLVAYAVRENPKRGFLFVSKVLGKHIPVSPEVAAWSHQALAAALPSLRRPHFIGLAETATGLAEGVYAAWQAAHPDQPGTYQHTTRYLTGEPVLLCFDEPHSHAPAHILHQPEGEAGAARDLVLVDDEITTGTTLTNLAQAWCARFPQTERVILVCLTSWADPQALQARLTPQLQLVSLTQGQYQFTPNPAWQPPVTPPVQVTSSQVRPHLGQSRRTASRPLTLPRLEALGLTPQARLLVLGTGEHQYPAFALAQHLFPQVASVVFSATTRSPVLPGLAMRHKLTFTDNYGDGMPNYLYNVDPAEYSDILVVHEPGCEVPEMLGLLGPHARSVML